A genomic window from Periweissella cryptocerci includes:
- the ptsP gene encoding phosphoenolpyruvate--protein phosphotransferase, translating into MTKKLSGIAASNGVAIAKAYKLVDPDLSFDNKSITDVDAEKGRLNAAFRASIDDLTKIKAKAAENLGAEEAEVFEAHITILSDPEMISSMEQQIENDKVNAETALKSVTDMFIGMFEAMTDNTYMQERAADIRDVTKRVLSHLLGVTLPNPALIDEEVVIVSKDLTPSDTAQLDRKFVKGFVTDLGGRTSHSSIMARTLEIPAVVGSEVATSEIEEGTVVIVDGLHGDFIIDPTEDEIATYTKMGAEYADQKAEWAKLKDEKTLSADGVEFMTAANIGTPKDLDGVLENGAEGIGLYRTEFLYMDSAEMPTEDDQFAAYKAVLEGMNGKTVTVRTMDIGGDKDLPYMPLPKEENPFLGYRALRISLDRTEMFRTQLRALLRASAYGKLWIMFPMVATLPEFRAAKEIFEDEKSKLIAAGVEVADGIKLGIMIEIPAAAMLSDKFAKEVDFFSIGSNDLIQYTMAADRGNEKVSYLYQPYNPSILRLIKMTIDNAHKEGKFVAVCGEMGGDPIAVPLLMGLGLDEFSMSATSILQARSLMKKLTTTEVKELALKAIDLETNDEVKALVEATVAGK; encoded by the coding sequence ATGACTAAAAAACTTAGTGGTATCGCAGCCAGCAATGGTGTTGCTATTGCTAAGGCTTATAAATTAGTTGATCCTGATCTGTCTTTTGACAACAAATCAATTACTGATGTTGATGCAGAAAAGGGCCGCTTAAATGCGGCCTTTCGTGCATCTATTGATGATTTAACTAAGATTAAAGCCAAAGCAGCTGAAAACTTGGGCGCAGAAGAAGCTGAAGTTTTCGAAGCACACATTACAATCCTTTCAGATCCTGAAATGATTTCATCAATGGAACAACAAATTGAAAATGACAAAGTTAATGCTGAAACGGCATTGAAGTCAGTTACAGATATGTTTATTGGCATGTTTGAAGCAATGACAGATAATACCTACATGCAAGAACGTGCAGCAGATATCCGCGACGTTACGAAGCGTGTACTTTCACACTTGCTTGGTGTAACTTTGCCAAACCCTGCTTTGATTGACGAAGAAGTTGTGATTGTATCAAAGGATTTAACACCTTCAGATACTGCCCAACTTGATCGTAAATTTGTTAAGGGATTTGTTACTGATTTGGGTGGTCGGACTTCACACTCATCAATTATGGCCCGTACTTTGGAAATTCCAGCTGTGGTTGGTTCTGAAGTTGCAACTTCAGAAATTGAAGAAGGCACAGTTGTGATTGTTGATGGTTTACATGGTGATTTCATCATTGACCCAACTGAAGACGAAATTGCTACTTACACTAAAATGGGTGCAGAATATGCTGACCAAAAAGCTGAATGGGCTAAGTTGAAAGACGAAAAGACTTTGTCAGCTGATGGTGTTGAATTCATGACTGCAGCTAACATCGGTACACCAAAAGACCTTGATGGTGTTTTGGAAAACGGTGCTGAAGGAATTGGTTTATACCGGACTGAATTCTTATACATGGATTCTGCCGAAATGCCAACTGAAGATGACCAATTTGCAGCTTACAAGGCTGTCCTTGAAGGTATGAACGGTAAGACTGTTACCGTTCGTACTATGGACATTGGTGGTGATAAGGATCTTCCTTACATGCCATTGCCTAAGGAAGAAAACCCATTCTTGGGTTACCGTGCTTTGCGGATTTCATTGGATCGGACTGAAATGTTCCGGACCCAACTTCGCGCATTGCTCCGTGCATCAGCATACGGTAAGCTATGGATTATGTTCCCAATGGTTGCGACTTTGCCTGAATTCCGTGCAGCAAAGGAAATCTTCGAAGACGAAAAGTCTAAGTTGATTGCGGCTGGCGTAGAAGTTGCCGATGGTATCAAGCTCGGAATTATGATTGAAATCCCTGCAGCAGCAATGCTTTCAGATAAGTTTGCTAAAGAAGTTGATTTCTTCTCAATTGGTTCTAATGACTTGATTCAATACACAATGGCTGCCGATCGTGGTAACGAAAAGGTTTCATACCTTTACCAACCATATAACCCATCAATTTTGCGTCTTATTAAGATGACCATTGATAACGCCCACAAAGAAGGTAAGTTTGTTGCCGTATGTGGTGAAATGGGTGGTGATCCAATTGCCGTGCCATTGCTCATGGGACTTGGTTTAGACGAATTCTCAATGAGTGCTACTTCAATCTTGCAAGCTCGTTCATTGATGAAGAAGCTTACAACTACTGAAGTTAAGGAACTTGCCCTTAAGGCGATTGACCTTGAAACTAACGATGAAGTTAAGGCGTTAGTTGAAGCAACTGTTGCTGGTAAGTAA
- a CDS encoding glycosyltransferase, with product MNIGLFTDTYYPQVSGVATSILTLRETLEAQGHQVYIFTSTDPKVAKNVYERNIFRFPSFPFTGFPDRRLAYSGALHAVQIAKELDLDIVHTQTEFSMGMIGKFVAFTLKIPAIHTYHTMYQDYLHYVANGKLIKPGTVKTAIRNYLKNMEGVVAPSQLVLDTMLEYGVTAPVRVIPTGVNVHSEVTTEDVAQLRTQFGFETDTPVALSLGRLAFEKNIEDTINAFSKIVDTIPAAKLLIAGDGPARESLEKRVTDLHLEKSIIFTGMIDHSEVPKYYAMADVFVSSSDSESQGLTYLEALVQHTPIVVMDSPYVEWLISDPSIGISLNTVEDLGEALTTYLNKTAAVGDVTKRDIKIEEVSAEHFGNEMLDFYQTVINDYNANEEQTGDSLFGTISNPFKRWHE from the coding sequence ATGAACATTGGTTTATTTACAGATACATACTATCCCCAAGTGAGTGGTGTTGCGACGTCAATTTTAACGTTGCGTGAAACACTGGAAGCTCAAGGGCATCAAGTATATATCTTTACCTCAACTGATCCAAAAGTTGCCAAAAATGTCTATGAAAGAAATATTTTCCGTTTTCCTAGTTTTCCGTTTACCGGTTTTCCTGATCGCCGTTTAGCATATAGTGGTGCTTTACACGCTGTTCAGATTGCTAAGGAACTCGATTTAGACATCGTGCATACGCAAACTGAATTTTCGATGGGGATGATTGGGAAGTTTGTCGCTTTCACCTTGAAGATTCCAGCAATTCATACATACCACACTATGTATCAAGATTATTTACACTACGTGGCCAATGGTAAGTTAATTAAGCCTGGAACGGTGAAAACCGCTATTCGTAATTATTTAAAAAATATGGAAGGGGTGGTCGCACCATCCCAACTGGTCTTAGATACAATGCTTGAGTATGGGGTGACCGCGCCGGTCCGTGTAATTCCGACAGGGGTGAATGTACATTCTGAGGTGACTACTGAAGATGTCGCCCAACTGCGGACACAGTTTGGCTTTGAAACCGATACTCCGGTGGCACTTTCGTTAGGACGCTTAGCATTTGAAAAGAATATTGAAGATACCATTAATGCATTCAGTAAAATTGTTGACACGATTCCAGCAGCCAAATTATTGATTGCTGGAGATGGTCCGGCCCGTGAAAGCTTAGAAAAACGCGTGACGGATTTGCACTTGGAAAAAAGTATCATCTTTACTGGAATGATTGATCACAGTGAAGTCCCTAAGTATTACGCGATGGCCGACGTGTTTGTTTCTTCATCAGATTCTGAATCGCAAGGATTAACCTATTTGGAAGCGCTAGTCCAACATACACCAATCGTTGTCATGGACAGTCCATATGTCGAGTGGTTAATTAGTGATCCGAGCATTGGGATTAGTTTGAATACAGTAGAAGACTTAGGTGAAGCACTCACAACATACTTAAACAAAACTGCAGCAGTGGGTGATGTTACAAAGCGTGATATTAAGATTGAAGAAGTTAGTGCAGAACACTTTGGTAACGAGATGCTGGATTTTTATCAAACAGTTATCAATGATTACAATGCAAATGAAGAACAAACTGGTGATTCCCTTTTTGGCACAATCAGTAACCCGTTCAAGCGTTGGCATGAGTAG